CAGGTTGCTTTCTCACTTTTTCACCAGGTGAAAGTTTTATTTGTAAGAAACTTGGCCACTACTGTGACAGAAGAAATTCTTGAGAAATCCTTTTCTGAATTTGGAAAGCTGGAAAGAGTAAAGAAGTTGAAGGATTATGCTTTTGTTCATTTTGAGGACAGAGGTGCAGCAGTGAAGGTATGTTGATTATTCTTTCTTAGCTAAACTGATGTGAGCAGTGGTATTAAGAAACTTCTTTACAGAAAATATCTAGACAAGACAATTTGTAGAGCCCATTTAATAAGGTTCTCATTGTGAGGATTTTAATACTGATAATTTTGTTCCTATGATTTCAGCAGCTAGGAGGATGTGAAACTTGCAAAGGACAAAACTGTAGCAAGTTAACAAGTAGACTGGAAATGAGGTATAGACCCATGCAGGAGAGTctagagaagagggggaaaaaaaaagatcaaccTAGACAATCTTTCTGAGGAAACACTGACAGAAGGTATCAGTCGTCTCTCAAAGACCCCTGTTTAAAGGCTCTGTGTAGTTTTGGAGTGACAAAAGTACGAAATAGAAATTGcgaggtaattaaaaaaaaaaaaaagtgctttgagaAGGGGAGAAGAATGGCACTGGCAACTCCTTTAATGCATTACCTATTTTTAACTCTATGTGCTCCCTGGAAGGTTTCTCCTAAATGATTTCTTAGATGTTGGAGGTCATTACTGTAAGCTTCAAAGGTGTCTACCTCTTTATCTAGGAGCAGTTGAGAAGGTCGTTCATCTCCGCTGTTTGTACTTCAGTGGATTGAATTCTGTAGGAATTACGCaatctgttttttaaatccaTAGTTTgtagagggaaggaggaggagaggaaggcttTTGCGCCTGAGAGTCTTGAGCAAGTATATTGTATGTGGCTATATAGACAGTTCCAACCTTATTAAACACTTTATAACCATGTAATAGCTTATAATTTTCCCGCCACCAAACCAAGGTTTAGAATACTCTTGAGTTCGGCTTTAGGATAAATGTAGCTCGTATTTCTTGAAGTTGAAGTCAGTTTGGATAGTTTTAGACAACCTGCCCAAGAGAGGTTAAGAGATTGTTGACATAGAAGGCGTGAGTCACAACATTTCCAGACATGTTTtattgtagtattttttttttttttaaacattctccAGTCCCTCCCCAGTAGACATTACTTCTAAATGCTGTGTTAGATTTGAGCAACTGAAAACTTGTAGCAGATGAGAACAGGTAGATCAAATGCAGTACAGCAGAGCGTCTCCGATGCTGCTCTTCTCTGAAACAAGCTGAATACTACTGCATCTGCCCCATGTGACCAATTTATGGCCACTAAATTGGTTTATGAATTCCGTGAGATATTTTTGCGTATGGATGtgttgttcatttttaatgaaagcgTTATTATGATACGAATACATGGAATTGGCTCATTGATTCCAGCGTCTGCTTAATTTTCatactttctttgaaataaatcGCTATGATCTCTAATGTTTTTGAGGCATGTTGCTGTACAGACCTGTAATGTCTTTGTTAATGCAAATATTAATACCCAGAAATGTTAAATGCGAAGCAGATCACTCCAGGTAAAGAATCGGGGGGTACTTTGTGTATGTATGTTAAGCTCTCTTTGTGTGTACACTTGATAATTACAAAATACACATTACTTTTCTGGAGGATTCTTTCCTCAGTTCATGAGATCACCAagtttcaataatttttttccccttaagtatCTGTCCTCAGAAATAGTTGACTTCCTAGGAGGCACTCATGGGGCACATTCAACTAGGTAGGAAgcccaaatattaaaaaaacctcttttgtGTGCATGACTTACAAGTACAGCAAGCGTTTGTGTCAGTGTGAGTAGTGAGAACTTCTGTCGATGTATTTCTGAAAGATATCTGGGCGATACAGGAACATACAAGGTGATGGTGTTACgtctgagtttttaaaaaataatggtaaaCATATTTTAATACCATTTTCTTATTATATGaagagagtatttttttaaaatgctgcttcacTGTAACTTGAAAGAGTAATATGTAGTATTCTGTTTAAGTAGCACAGAAACAAAGCACATGGCATAGTTCACCTGGGGCCGCCCAACCCTCTGGTTTCTATCAGTAAGTTTTAGTTTCCTTTGGAACGGAAACAAATTTTTAGTTGtttctcttctaatttttgtACAGGCTATGAATGAAATGAATGGGAAAGAGATAGAAGGGGAAGAAATTGAAATAGTCTTAGCAAAGCCACCggataagaaaaggaaagaacgTCAGGCTGCCAGACAGGCCTCCAGAAGTACTGCGTGAGTGTTCGTTCTTGCACTACTGTAACACTGCAGAATGAAGTTCTGCTGTAAAATATGAGCTAGTTTAGAAGAACctgaatgaattttcttttctccatgttTTCTATTGTTAATCAACAAGGGTAAATTTATACTTTAGTTTGGGAGACTTTTGAAGGGAAATAAttgcatgtttctttttcttaatagGTATGAAGACTATTATTACTACCCTCCACCTCGCATGCCACCTCCTATTAGAGGCAGAGGCCGTGGAGGGAGAGGTGGATATGGCTATCCCCCAGATTACTATGGCTATGAAGATTATTATGATGATTATTATGGTTATGACTATCATGACTACCGTGGTGGCTATGAAGATCCCTATTACGGCTATGATGATGGCTATGCTataagaggaagaggaggaggaggaaggggtgggagaGGTGCCCCTCCACCACCTAGGGGGCGGGGAGCACCACCACCAAGAGGTAGAGCTGGCTATTCACAgaggggggcacccatgggaccgCCGAGAGGAgccaggggtgggagagggggtcctgcacagcagcagagaggacgTGGTGCTCGTGGAGCCAGGGGCAACCGTGGGGGCAACGTAGGAGGCAAGAGAAAGGCAGATGGGTACAACCAACCTGATTCCAAGCGCCGTCAGACCAACAACCAGCAGAACTGGGGCTCCCAACCCATCGCTCAACAGCCTCTCCAGCAAGGTGGTGACTATGCCGGTAACTATGGTTACAATAATGACAACCAGGAATTTTATCAGGATACTTATGGGCAACAGTGGAAGTAGACAAGTGAGGAGGGATTGAGAATATTGGAAACATAGAATTGGCTGTAGCTCTACA
Above is a window of Chroicocephalus ridibundus chromosome 19, bChrRid1.1, whole genome shotgun sequence DNA encoding:
- the HNRNPR gene encoding heterogeneous nuclear ribonucleoprotein R isoform X4 codes for the protein MKTYRQREKQGSKVQESTKGPDEAKIKALLERTGYTLDVTTGQRKYGGPPPDTVYSGVQPGIGTEVFVGKIPRDLYEDELVPLFEKAGPIWDLRLMMDPLSGQNRGYAFITFCSKDAAQEAVKLCDNYEIRPGKHLGVCISVANNRLFVGSIPKNKTKENILEEFSKVTEGLVDVILYHQPDDKKKNRGFCFLEYEDHKSAAQARRRLMSGKVKVWGNVVTVEWADPVEEPDPEVMAKVKVLFVRNLATTVTEEILEKSFSEFGKLERVKKLKDYAFVHFEDRGAAVKAMNEMNGKEIEGEEIEIVLAKPPDKKRKERQAARQASRSTAYEDYYYYPPPRMPPPIRGRGRGGRGGYGYPPDYYGYEDYYDDYYGYDYHDYRGGYEDPYYGYDDGYAIRGRGGGGRGGRGAPPPPRGRGAPPPRGRAGYSQRGAPMGPPRGARGGRGGPAQQQRGRGARGARGNRGGNVGGKRKADGYNQPDSKRRQTNNQQNWGSQPIAQQPLQQGGDYAGNYGYNNDNQEFYQDTYGQQWK
- the HNRNPR gene encoding heterogeneous nuclear ribonucleoprotein R isoform X3 codes for the protein MRRRRSARHLPSLLGPELRRAGPAPNKSAFLCGVMKTYRQREKQGSKVQESTKGPDEAKIKALLERTGYTLDVTTGQRKYGGPPPDTVYSGVQPGIGTEVFVGKIPRDLYEDELVPLFEKAGPIWDLRLMMDPLSGQNRGYAFITFCSKDAAQEAVKLCDNYEIRPGKHLGVCISVANNRLFVGSIPKNKTKENILEEFSKVTEGLVDVILYHQPDDKKKNRGFCFLEYEDHKSAAQARRRLMSGKVKVWGNVVTVEWADPVEEPDPEVMAKVKVLFVRNLATTVTEEILEKSFSEFGKLERVKKLKDYAFVHFEDRGAAVKAMNEMNGKEIEGEEIEIVLAKPPDKKRKERQAARQASRSTAYEDYYYYPPPRMPPPIRGRGRGGRGGYGYPPDYYGYEDYYDDYYGYDYHDYRGGYEDPYYGYDDGYAIRGRGGGGRGGRGAPPPPRGRGAPPPRGRAGYSQRGAPMGPPRGARGGRGGPAQQQRGRGARGARGNRGGNVGGKRKADGYNQPDSKRRQTNNQQNWGSQPIAQQPLQQGGDYAGNYGYNNDNQEFYQDTYGQQWK